A stretch of Pseudomonas sp. 7SR1 DNA encodes these proteins:
- a CDS encoding TAXI family TRAP transporter solute-binding subunit: protein MVASTAYAAPVYINILTGGTSGVYYPIGVGLSQIYSSGIKDSKTSVQATKASVENLNLLQAGRGELAFALGDSVADASNGVEDAGFKAPLTKLRAIAGAYPNYIQIVASQESGIKTLADLKGKTVSVGAAKSGTELNARAIFKAAGLTYDDMKVQYLPFAESVDLIKNRQLDATLQSSGLGMAAIRDLASTMALNYVSIPADVIGKIGNPAYQSAQIPANTYDGQADAVPTVAITNILVTREDVPDEVAYQMTKLLFDNLNRLGTSHSAAKDISLENAAKNLPIALHPGAERYYKEVGAL, encoded by the coding sequence ATGGTGGCCAGCACGGCCTACGCAGCCCCGGTGTACATCAACATACTGACCGGGGGCACCAGCGGTGTCTATTACCCGATCGGGGTCGGGCTCTCCCAGATCTACAGCAGCGGCATCAAGGATTCCAAGACTTCGGTCCAGGCTACCAAGGCTTCGGTGGAGAACCTGAACCTGCTCCAAGCCGGACGCGGGGAATTGGCCTTTGCCCTGGGCGATTCGGTGGCGGACGCCAGCAATGGCGTGGAAGACGCTGGCTTCAAGGCCCCCTTGACCAAGTTGCGGGCCATCGCCGGAGCCTACCCCAACTACATCCAGATCGTCGCCAGCCAGGAGTCGGGCATCAAGACCTTGGCCGATCTCAAGGGCAAGACCGTTTCGGTCGGCGCGGCGAAATCCGGCACCGAGCTCAATGCCCGGGCGATCTTCAAGGCTGCGGGCCTGACGTACGACGATATGAAGGTGCAGTACCTGCCCTTCGCCGAGTCGGTGGACCTGATCAAGAACCGCCAGTTGGATGCCACGCTGCAGTCCTCCGGCCTGGGCATGGCGGCCATTCGCGACCTGGCGTCAACAATGGCGCTGAACTACGTGTCGATTCCGGCCGATGTGATAGGAAAAATAGGCAACCCGGCTTACCAGAGTGCCCAGATCCCCGCCAATACCTACGACGGACAGGCCGACGCAGTGCCCACTGTTGCCATCACCAACATCCTGGTGACTCGCGAGGACGTGCCGGACGAAGTGGCTTATCAAATGACCAAGCTGCTGTTCGACAACCTCAATCGCCTGGGCACCTCCCATTCGGCAGCCAAGGACATTTCCCTCGAAAACGCCGCGAAGAACCTGCCGATCGCCCTGCACCCCGGTGCCGAGCGCTACTACAAGGAAGTGGGCGCACTGTAG
- a CDS encoding LacI family DNA-binding transcriptional regulator has product MSNIREVARLAGVSVATVSRALKSPERVLPQTRDKVNAAVEQAGYRPNLMAVQFRSRRTGNLVILVPTIANTFFARVISGAQQAAQAAGYRLLLCDTQGREDIEQTFAALVYAHQADGVIQLRACDPFVSLPPGTDPLPLVNACEVVKGASYPTISLDNRSAARAMTEYLLGLGHRRIGIIKGPRSSPLTLDRVAGYQDALHDAGIAIDPELICHGDFTLKAGFEGAGAMLALAERPSALFCENDEMAIGALKRIKQTGLRVPDDISLVGFDDIPFAAYCDPPLTTISQPAETFGQMAVDMLIALIENKPIPQRHVLLPFELTVRGSSAAPGSGMT; this is encoded by the coding sequence TTGTCCAATATTCGTGAAGTGGCCCGGCTGGCTGGCGTTTCCGTGGCCACGGTGTCCAGAGCGCTGAAATCCCCGGAGCGGGTGCTGCCCCAGACGCGGGACAAGGTGAACGCGGCGGTGGAACAGGCCGGCTATCGACCGAACCTGATGGCCGTGCAGTTTCGGTCCCGGCGAACCGGTAACCTGGTGATCCTGGTCCCGACCATTGCCAATACCTTTTTCGCCCGGGTCATCAGCGGCGCCCAACAGGCGGCGCAGGCGGCGGGTTACCGATTGCTGCTGTGCGACACCCAGGGCCGGGAAGACATCGAGCAGACCTTTGCCGCGCTGGTCTACGCCCATCAGGCCGATGGGGTCATACAACTGCGCGCCTGCGACCCTTTCGTATCACTGCCCCCCGGCACCGACCCGCTGCCCCTGGTCAACGCCTGCGAAGTGGTCAAGGGCGCTTCCTACCCCACCATCAGCCTGGACAACCGCAGCGCCGCCCGGGCCATGACCGAATACTTGCTCGGGCTCGGCCACCGCCGCATCGGCATCATCAAGGGGCCGCGCAGCAGTCCGTTGACCCTCGACCGCGTGGCCGGTTATCAGGACGCCTTGCACGACGCCGGCATCGCCATCGACCCCGAGCTGATCTGCCATGGCGACTTCACCCTCAAGGCCGGATTCGAGGGTGCCGGCGCGATGCTCGCACTGGCCGAGCGCCCCAGTGCGCTGTTCTGCGAAAACGACGAGATGGCCATCGGCGCCCTCAAGCGCATCAAGCAGACGGGCCTGCGGGTGCCCGACGACATTTCCCTGGTGGGGTTCGACGACATCCCTTTCGCGGCGTATTGCGATCCGCCCCTGACCACCATTTCCCAACCGGCCGAAACCTTCGGCCAGATGGCCGTGGACATGCTGATCGCCCTGATCGAGAACAAGCCCATCCCACAGCGGCATGTGCTGCTGCCGTTCGAGTTGACGGTGCGCGGCAGCAGTGCGGCGCCAGGTTCCGGTATGACCTGA
- a CDS encoding Gfo/Idh/MocA family protein, with product MNPVAPKIRMGFVGGGEGAFIGQAHRQAAGLDGGFELVCGAFSRDPHNNRQTGASLGLPASRCYHDWQQMLDAEAVLPLDQRMELLVIVTPNHLHAPIASQALKAGFHVFSEKPAGLDLKQLLALKDDLRGSRCLYGLAHTYLGYPMVWQAREMVRSGVIGRVRKVFVEYPQGWLSQDLAGQGNKQAEWRDDPARSGLGGCIGDIGTHAFSLAEFVADQPIQHLCAALGTHVPGRQLDDDVAMLFRMEGGASGVLLASQVCSGEENPLKIRVYGDKGALEWRQEEPSSLIHRAVDQPLRILRSGVGQPWLSEAATRRMRLPAGHPEGYLEAMANLYGDFARAIRERVEGPDVPGVPGIETGLRTMAFIEAAIINHRGEAKWTALETGESLL from the coding sequence ATGAACCCTGTGGCACCCAAAATAAGAATGGGCTTCGTGGGCGGTGGAGAGGGCGCTTTCATCGGCCAGGCCCATCGCCAGGCCGCCGGCCTGGACGGCGGCTTCGAACTGGTGTGCGGTGCGTTCAGCCGCGACCCCCATAACAACCGGCAGACCGGCGCGTCCCTGGGGCTGCCCGCCTCCCGTTGCTATCACGACTGGCAGCAAATGCTCGATGCCGAAGCGGTGCTGCCTCTGGATCAGCGCATGGAACTGCTGGTGATCGTCACCCCCAATCACCTCCATGCCCCCATTGCCAGCCAGGCACTGAAGGCCGGTTTCCATGTGTTCAGCGAAAAACCCGCCGGGCTGGACCTCAAGCAATTGCTGGCGCTCAAGGACGATCTGCGAGGCAGCCGCTGCCTCTACGGTCTGGCCCACACCTACCTGGGCTATCCCATGGTCTGGCAGGCCCGGGAAATGGTGCGCTCGGGTGTCATCGGCAGGGTGCGCAAAGTGTTCGTCGAGTATCCCCAGGGCTGGCTCAGCCAGGACCTCGCCGGGCAAGGCAACAAGCAGGCCGAGTGGCGCGACGACCCGGCCCGGTCCGGGCTGGGCGGTTGCATCGGGGACATAGGCACCCATGCGTTTTCCCTGGCGGAGTTCGTCGCGGACCAGCCGATCCAACATCTGTGCGCCGCGTTGGGCACCCATGTCCCAGGTCGGCAACTCGATGACGATGTCGCCATGTTGTTCCGGATGGAAGGCGGCGCCAGTGGCGTGTTGCTGGCCAGCCAGGTCTGCAGCGGTGAAGAGAATCCGCTGAAGATCCGCGTCTATGGCGACAAGGGCGCCCTGGAATGGCGCCAGGAAGAACCTTCGAGCCTGATTCATCGTGCCGTCGACCAACCCTTGCGCATCCTGCGCAGTGGTGTCGGCCAGCCTTGGCTGAGCGAAGCGGCGACGCGACGCATGCGTTTGCCGGCCGGGCACCCCGAGGGCTACCTGGAAGCCATGGCGAACCTCTATGGCGATTTCGCCCGGGCCATTCGCGAGCGGGTCGAAGGCCCCGACGTGCCTGGCGTACCCGGCATCGAGACCGGCCTGCGCACCATGGCATTCATCGAGGCCGCCATCATCAATCATCGCGGCGAGGCGAAGTGGACCGCGCTGGAAACCGGAGAATCGCTGTTGTGA
- a CDS encoding sugar phosphate isomerase/epimerase family protein yields the protein MGLRGPAIFLAQFMSDETPFDSLANIARWAASQGYKAIQLPTLGTRYIDLARAAESQDYCDELKATCAQAGVEISELSTHLQGQLVAVHPAFDALFDDFAPAHLRGLPQARTEWAIEQLKLAARASRRLGLKAHATFSGALLWPYMYPWPQRPSGLVEQGFAELARRWLPILDRFDEAGVDLCYEIHPGEDLHDGASFERFLEAVDHHPRAAILYDPSHLLLQQMDYLGFIDRYHERIRMFHVKDAEFRPDARSGVYGGYQGWVDRPGRFRSLGDGQIDFGSIFSKLTQYDFNGWAVLEWECCLKDSQQGAAEGAAFIQRHMISKTRKAFDDFAGVTADEESNRRLLGLLK from the coding sequence ATGGGCCTGCGCGGGCCGGCTATTTTCCTGGCCCAGTTCATGTCCGACGAGACACCGTTCGACTCGTTGGCGAACATCGCCCGGTGGGCCGCCTCGCAAGGCTACAAGGCCATCCAGTTGCCGACCCTGGGCACGCGCTACATCGACCTGGCCCGGGCCGCCGAGAGCCAGGATTATTGCGATGAGCTCAAGGCCACCTGCGCCCAGGCCGGGGTCGAAATCAGTGAGTTGTCGACGCACCTGCAGGGGCAACTGGTGGCGGTGCACCCGGCGTTCGACGCGCTGTTCGATGACTTCGCCCCGGCCCACCTGCGCGGCCTGCCCCAGGCGCGGACCGAGTGGGCCATCGAGCAACTGAAGCTGGCCGCCCGGGCCAGCCGGCGCCTGGGACTCAAGGCCCACGCGACCTTTTCCGGTGCGCTGCTGTGGCCCTATATGTACCCGTGGCCACAGCGCCCGTCCGGGCTGGTGGAACAAGGGTTCGCCGAGCTGGCCCGGCGCTGGTTGCCGATCCTCGATCGCTTCGACGAGGCCGGCGTGGACCTGTGCTACGAAATCCATCCCGGCGAAGACCTGCACGATGGCGCCTCCTTCGAACGCTTCCTGGAAGCGGTGGACCATCATCCTCGGGCAGCCATCCTCTACGACCCCAGCCACCTGTTGCTGCAGCAGATGGACTACCTGGGCTTCATCGACCGCTATCACGAACGCATCCGCATGTTCCACGTCAAGGACGCCGAGTTCCGCCCCGACGCTCGTTCCGGTGTCTACGGCGGCTATCAGGGCTGGGTCGATCGTCCCGGCCGATTCCGCTCCCTGGGCGACGGACAGATCGACTTCGGATCGATCTTCAGCAAGTTGACCCAATACGATTTCAACGGCTGGGCGGTGCTGGAGTGGGAGTGCTGCCTGAAGGATTCGCAGCAGGGCGCCGCCGAAGGCGCGGCGTTCATCCAGCGGCACATGATCAGCAAGACCCGCAAGGCGTTCGACGATTTTGCCGGCGTTACGGCGGACGAAGAATCCAATCGGCGGCTGCTGGGCCTATTGAAATAG
- a CDS encoding nucleoside permease — MTTMNARLSVMMFFQFFIWGGWFVTLGTFLSNTLGASGGQVGMAFSTQSWGAIIAPLVIGLIADRYFNAERILAVLHLIGAVLLYQLYGAAQFGEFYPYVLAYMVVYMPTLALVNSVAFRQMRDPALEFSRIRVWGTLGWIVAGVVISFVFAWDSRESIAAGGLRNTFLMAAIASLVLGLYSFTLPATAPLEEQAGGGGIKQLLGLDALGLLKDRSYLVFFMASILICIPLAFYYQNANPFLAETGMANPTAKMAIGQVSEVLFMLLLPLFIQRFGIKLALLVGMLAWALRYVLFAYGNNGDLAFMLFTGIALHGICYDFFFVSGQIYTDAKAPKHLRSSAQGLITLATYGVGMLIGFWVAGQVTDRFVVDAGHDWNSIWLFPAGFALVVLVFFLLTFSGRQALAATSKA, encoded by the coding sequence ATGACCACGATGAATGCACGCCTGAGCGTGATGATGTTTTTTCAGTTCTTTATCTGGGGAGGCTGGTTCGTCACCCTGGGGACCTTTCTCTCCAACACCCTCGGCGCCAGCGGCGGGCAGGTCGGCATGGCGTTCTCCACCCAGTCCTGGGGGGCGATCATCGCGCCGCTGGTGATCGGCCTGATCGCCGACCGTTATTTCAACGCCGAACGCATCCTCGCGGTGCTGCACCTGATCGGCGCGGTGCTGCTGTACCAGCTGTATGGCGCGGCGCAATTCGGCGAGTTCTATCCGTATGTGCTGGCGTACATGGTGGTCTACATGCCGACGCTGGCCCTGGTCAATTCCGTGGCGTTTCGCCAGATGCGCGACCCGGCGCTGGAGTTCTCGCGCATCCGGGTCTGGGGCACCCTGGGCTGGATCGTCGCGGGGGTGGTGATCAGCTTCGTGTTCGCCTGGGACTCGCGTGAGTCCATCGCCGCGGGCGGACTGCGCAATACTTTCCTGATGGCGGCCATTGCCTCGCTGGTCCTTGGGCTCTACAGCTTCACCCTACCGGCCACGGCGCCGCTGGAGGAGCAGGCCGGCGGTGGCGGCATCAAGCAACTGCTGGGACTGGACGCGCTGGGACTGTTGAAGGACCGCAGCTACCTGGTGTTCTTCATGGCCTCGATCCTGATCTGCATCCCCTTGGCGTTCTACTACCAGAACGCCAACCCGTTCCTGGCCGAAACCGGCATGGCCAACCCCACGGCGAAGATGGCCATCGGGCAGGTGTCCGAAGTGCTGTTCATGCTGCTGCTGCCACTGTTCATCCAGCGCTTCGGCATCAAGCTGGCGCTGTTGGTGGGGATGCTGGCGTGGGCGTTGCGCTATGTGTTGTTCGCCTACGGCAACAACGGGGACCTGGCATTCATGCTGTTCACCGGCATTGCGCTGCACGGCATCTGCTATGACTTCTTTTTCGTCTCGGGGCAGATCTACACCGACGCCAAGGCGCCCAAGCACCTGCGCAGTTCGGCCCAGGGGTTGATCACCCTTGCGACCTATGGGGTGGGGATGCTGATCGGCTTCTGGGTGGCGGGGCAGGTGACCGATCGCTTCGTCGTGGATGCAGGCCACGATTGGAACAGCATCTGGCTGTTCCCGGCCGGTTTCGCGTTGGTGGTGCTGGTGTTCTTCCTGCTGACCTTCAGTGGCCGGCAAGCGCTGGCGGCGACCTCGAAGGCATGA
- a CDS encoding polysaccharide lyase family 7 protein, whose translation MIDLTVWNITLPVQTPAQVVHTKAMPSLQNKYFNRSGERIVFWAPVTGSHTGKSEFPRSELRETGKDGKLRNWRYNSGINTLKGTLAVNQVPSEGRVVVAQIHAKDAPTPLLKLVYRYAKGKGNVDVEYRVKPKDKKSPVLFSVPNVALNKVFNYSLQMDKQGKLTVLVNNVGKQVKLDSSWHPYNFYFKAGVYTLDNVGNASEGGKVTYTKLDVSHK comes from the coding sequence ATGATTGACCTGACTGTCTGGAACATCACCCTTCCCGTGCAGACCCCGGCGCAAGTGGTGCACACCAAGGCCATGCCGAGCCTGCAGAACAAGTACTTCAACCGCAGCGGCGAACGCATCGTGTTCTGGGCACCGGTGACCGGTTCCCATACCGGCAAGAGCGAATTCCCGCGCTCCGAGCTGCGGGAAACCGGCAAGGACGGCAAGCTGCGCAACTGGCGCTACAACAGCGGCATCAATACCCTCAAGGGCACGCTGGCGGTGAACCAGGTGCCTTCCGAAGGTCGCGTGGTGGTGGCGCAGATCCACGCCAAGGATGCCCCTACGCCGCTCTTGAAACTGGTGTACCGCTACGCCAAGGGCAAGGGCAATGTGGATGTGGAGTACCGGGTCAAACCCAAGGACAAGAAGAGCCCCGTGCTCTTCAGCGTACCCAACGTGGCCCTGAACAAAGTCTTCAACTACTCGCTGCAGATGGACAAGCAAGGCAAGCTCACCGTACTGGTCAACAACGTCGGCAAGCAGGTGAAGCTGGACTCGTCCTGGCATCCCTATAACTTCTACTTCAAGGCCGGTGTCTACACCCTGGACAACGTCGGCAACGCCAGCGAAGGCGGGAAAGTGACCTACACCAAGCTGGACGTCAGCCATAAATGA
- a CDS encoding L-lactate permease, which yields MVWQQVYDPFGNAVLSTILAAVPVVVMLASLAFFHIKAHLAALYALASALLIAIFAFGMPADMAGSAALYGAANGLLPIGWIVLNIIFLHRLTTENGSFKVLQDSLARITDDRRLQLLLIAFCFGAFFEGAAGFGTPVAVTGAILIGLGFSPLAASGLALIANTAPVAFGALGTPIITLAKVTGLDEMELSMMVGRQLPFFSVIVPFWLIWAFAGWRKMLEVWPAILVAGVSFAIPQFLVSNYHGPMLVDVIAALISMACLTGFLKVWKPATVHTSAALSGRHDDSKIDASEQQQPAASGAFASDTRPAVLRAWMPWIILTVFVFAWGTQGFKNLFDTRPAIDPQTQSVRLDPQGKPMREANPVFSPLLTFGTIHQQIEKVPPVVPQPKTEEAVYKFNWFTATGSGIFLAAILGGLLMGYSIPQLVRQYLRTLWVVRYSLITIVAMLALGFLTRYSGLDATMGLAFAATGIFYPMFGTLLGWLGVALTGSDTASNVLFGGLQRVTAEQLGISPVLMAAANSSGGVMGKMVDAQSIVVASTATRWYGHEGEILRYVFFHSVVLAILVGGLVTLQAYVEPFSHMVVGGR from the coding sequence ATGGTTTGGCAACAAGTCTACGATCCCTTCGGTAATGCGGTGCTGTCGACGATCCTGGCGGCGGTTCCGGTGGTGGTGATGCTGGCGTCTCTGGCGTTCTTTCATATCAAGGCGCACCTGGCGGCATTGTATGCCCTGGCCTCGGCGCTGCTCATCGCGATCTTCGCCTTCGGCATGCCGGCCGACATGGCCGGCTCAGCGGCGCTCTATGGTGCCGCCAACGGCCTGCTGCCCATCGGCTGGATCGTGCTCAACATCATCTTCCTGCACCGACTGACTACCGAAAACGGCTCGTTCAAGGTGCTGCAGGACTCCCTGGCCCGCATCACCGATGACCGACGCCTGCAACTGCTGCTGATCGCCTTCTGTTTCGGGGCGTTCTTCGAGGGCGCGGCGGGCTTCGGCACGCCGGTGGCGGTGACCGGTGCGATCCTGATCGGGCTGGGTTTTTCGCCATTGGCCGCCTCCGGGCTGGCCTTGATCGCCAACACCGCGCCGGTGGCGTTCGGCGCCCTGGGCACGCCCATCATCACCCTTGCCAAGGTTACCGGGCTGGATGAAATGGAGCTGTCGATGATGGTCGGTCGGCAGTTGCCGTTTTTCTCGGTGATCGTGCCGTTCTGGCTGATCTGGGCGTTCGCCGGGTGGCGCAAGATGCTTGAGGTGTGGCCGGCGATCCTGGTGGCCGGCGTCAGCTTCGCCATCCCGCAGTTCCTGGTCTCCAACTACCATGGGCCGATGCTGGTGGATGTGATTGCCGCGTTGATTTCCATGGCGTGCCTGACCGGTTTCCTCAAGGTCTGGAAACCGGCCACGGTGCACACCTCGGCGGCGCTGTCGGGCCGGCACGATGACTCGAAGATCGACGCCAGCGAGCAACAGCAACCGGCGGCCAGCGGCGCTTTCGCCAGCGACACCCGCCCCGCCGTGCTGCGAGCCTGGATGCCATGGATCATCCTCACGGTCTTCGTGTTCGCCTGGGGCACCCAGGGTTTCAAGAACCTGTTCGATACCCGCCCGGCCATCGATCCGCAGACCCAGTCGGTCCGGCTCGACCCCCAGGGCAAGCCGATGCGCGAAGCCAATCCGGTCTTCTCGCCCCTGCTGACCTTCGGCACCATCCACCAGCAGATCGAAAAAGTCCCGCCGGTGGTGCCCCAGCCAAAAACCGAAGAAGCGGTCTACAAGTTCAACTGGTTCACCGCCACCGGCAGCGGCATCTTCCTGGCGGCCATTCTCGGCGGCCTGCTGATGGGCTATTCCATCCCGCAACTGGTGCGCCAATACCTGCGAACGCTGTGGGTGGTGCGCTATTCGCTGATTACCATCGTGGCGATGCTGGCGTTGGGATTCCTCACCCGTTATTCCGGGCTGGACGCCACCATGGGCCTGGCCTTTGCGGCCACGGGCATTTTCTATCCGATGTTCGGCACCTTGCTGGGCTGGCTCGGCGTGGCGCTGACCGGTTCGGACACGGCGTCCAACGTGCTGTTCGGGGGCTTGCAGCGGGTGACGGCGGAACAGCTGGGGATCAGCCCGGTGCTGATGGCCGCTGCCAACAGTTCCGGCGGGGTCATGGGCAAGATGGTGGACGCCCAGTCGATCGTGGTCGCTTCAACCGCCACACGCTGGTACGGCCACGAAGGGGAAATCCTGCGGTATGTGTTTTTCCACTCGGTGGTGCTGGCGATCCTGGTGGGCGGGCTGGTGACGCTGCAGGCGTATGTGGAGCCTTTCAGTCACATGGTGGTGGGAGGAAGGTAA
- a CDS encoding thioesterase family protein, whose product MNLWFRLLLMLFRRPWRKPAAPLGTTVVRMRVWPLDLDLNRHVTNGRYFTLADVGRMDYVLRSGAYRVALRNRAVPIVGDVWGKFRRELKLFEAFEVHTRMLGWDEKWTFMEHRFISRGRVVGVVIMRGLFRSAKGTLAPTEFVRELGLAEQSPAMPDWLVAWSQSCDGLSLGLRQEEGER is encoded by the coding sequence ATGAATCTCTGGTTCCGACTGTTGCTGATGCTGTTCCGCCGCCCGTGGCGCAAGCCCGCGGCGCCCTTGGGTACTACGGTGGTGCGCATGCGCGTGTGGCCGCTGGACCTGGACCTCAATCGCCACGTCACCAACGGGCGTTATTTCACCCTGGCCGATGTGGGACGCATGGATTACGTGCTGCGCAGCGGCGCCTACAGGGTGGCGTTGCGCAACCGGGCGGTGCCGATCGTCGGGGATGTGTGGGGCAAATTCAGGCGGGAATTGAAGTTGTTCGAAGCGTTCGAGGTACACACGCGCATGCTCGGCTGGGACGAAAAATGGACCTTCATGGAGCACCGTTTCATCAGCCGGGGACGTGTGGTCGGGGTGGTGATCATGCGAGGCCTGTTCCGCTCGGCCAAAGGCACCCTGGCGCCGACTGAATTCGTCCGCGAGCTGGGCCTGGCCGAACAGTCGCCGGCCATGCCCGACTGGCTGGTCGCCTGGTCGCAAAGCTGCGACGGCTTGAGTCTCGGACTTCGCCAGGAGGAAGGTGAGCGCTGA
- a CDS encoding RidA family protein encodes MTHPDITFTPDPDADSISSDVAGSGGLLVSTQIPTRADGSLELGDITLQSECTLQALKSALERAGSSMDRVLHLTIYLTDMADRAAFNEVYKRFFTKPWPVRAAVGVASLAVEGMRVEVTAMAAKG; translated from the coding sequence ATGACCCACCCAGACATCACGTTCACTCCCGACCCGGATGCGGATTCCATTTCGTCCGACGTCGCCGGCTCCGGCGGCCTGCTGGTGTCCACCCAGATCCCGACCCGCGCCGACGGCAGCCTTGAACTGGGGGACATCACGCTGCAGAGCGAATGCACGCTGCAGGCCCTCAAGTCCGCGCTGGAGCGTGCCGGCAGCTCCATGGACCGCGTGCTGCACCTGACCATCTACCTCACCGACATGGCCGATCGCGCGGCTTTCAACGAAGTCTACAAACGCTTCTTCACCAAGCCATGGCCGGTCCGGGCGGCAGTGGGCGTGGCTTCGCTGGCGGTCGAGGGAATGCGGGTGGAAGTGACGGCGATGGCGGCCAAGGGCTGA
- a CDS encoding SOS response-associated peptidase family protein — MCDGFVQHVCSKDSLAYFAQRDTPGERIDTHLTRMDLFRTTPVRPPERHSLIKPNMQVSAIRRRGGHLESIKVRWGWSPIWSVGTMPPLTHLPLHLVMRSKVFDAIKREGRVLVPVEGWYETQVPSSSQAQRLTYTTSRHSAPIFLAALAQASETPLGCDGLSLVTYGDIASQQQCVLALGTEDALDWLDPEFGWEQAQQLAERLNGVEPHLEPAMSAQVQGNL, encoded by the coding sequence ATGTGTGACGGTTTTGTTCAGCACGTTTGCTCAAAGGACTCCCTGGCGTATTTTGCCCAGCGAGACACTCCCGGCGAACGTATCGATACGCACCTGACACGCATGGACCTGTTTCGGACGACACCCGTCAGGCCACCGGAGCGGCACAGCCTGATCAAGCCGAACATGCAGGTCAGCGCCATTCGTCGTCGCGGCGGGCACTTGGAGTCCATCAAGGTTCGCTGGGGCTGGTCACCCATCTGGTCAGTGGGAACGATGCCGCCCCTGACGCATCTGCCGCTGCATCTGGTGATGCGTTCCAAGGTCTTCGACGCGATCAAGCGCGAAGGCCGCGTACTGGTTCCCGTGGAAGGCTGGTACGAGACGCAGGTCCCCTCCTCAAGCCAGGCACAACGCCTCACGTACACGACGTCCCGGCATTCGGCCCCGATTTTCCTTGCGGCCCTGGCCCAGGCCAGCGAAACCCCCTTGGGCTGTGACGGCCTGAGCCTGGTGACCTATGGCGATATCGCCAGCCAACAGCAGTGCGTACTGGCCTTGGGCACCGAAGACGCGCTCGATTGGTTGGACCCGGAGTTCGGCTGGGAGCAGGCGCAACAATTGGCCGAGCGCCTGAACGGCGTGGAACCGCACCTTGAACCGGCGATGTCCGCCCAAGTCCAGGGCAATCTTTGA
- a CDS encoding aminoglycoside adenylyltransferase family protein, with the protein MTDTPIEISQQITRALQVLAAHLGDGLQAVYLFGSAVDGGLQPGSDIDLLVIVHQPLPQSLRHGLMSDLLSVSAWPPTESLRPLEVTVVAQAALVPWRYPPVRELQFGEWLREDLQAGYFEPPMADHDLAILLTKARQHSVCLLGPAATAIIQPIPEADLLRALYDTTTQWNEDADWQDEQCNVVLALARIWLTLATGHIVPKDGAATWLLERLPLAHRPVLETARAVYRGQARDDLASRPRQVAAFVCHARSEIDRLYSRSLSGPGSD; encoded by the coding sequence ATGACTGACACACCAATTGAAATTTCCCAGCAAATCACCCGTGCTCTCCAGGTGCTGGCGGCTCATCTCGGCGATGGACTGCAAGCCGTCTACCTGTTCGGTTCCGCGGTGGACGGCGGGTTGCAGCCCGGCAGCGACATCGACCTGCTGGTGATCGTCCACCAGCCACTGCCGCAATCGCTGCGGCACGGGTTGATGAGTGATCTGCTATCGGTATCGGCCTGGCCGCCGACCGAGTCATTGCGGCCGCTGGAGGTGACGGTGGTCGCCCAAGCGGCGCTGGTGCCGTGGCGCTATCCGCCGGTGCGCGAGTTGCAGTTCGGCGAATGGCTGCGCGAGGACTTGCAGGCCGGGTATTTCGAACCGCCCATGGCCGATCACGACCTGGCGATCCTGCTGACCAAGGCCAGGCAGCACAGCGTCTGTCTGCTCGGGCCCGCGGCCACCGCGATCATCCAGCCGATACCCGAGGCCGACTTGCTGCGGGCGCTCTATGACACCACCACGCAATGGAATGAAGACGCCGATTGGCAGGATGAACAATGCAATGTGGTGCTGGCCCTGGCTCGCATCTGGCTGACCCTCGCCACGGGCCACATCGTTCCCAAGGACGGGGCAGCGACATGGCTGCTCGAGCGTTTGCCCTTGGCCCATCGGCCTGTACTTGAAACGGCCCGGGCGGTCTACCGGGGGCAGGCCCGGGATGACCTGGCCAGCCGACCCCGGCAGGTTGCGGCGTTCGTGTGTCACGCCCGGTCGGAGATCGACCGGCTCTATTCGCGGTCGCTCAGCGGCCCCGGTTCTGATTGA